Proteins from a single region of Acinonyx jubatus isolate Ajub_Pintada_27869175 chromosome D3, VMU_Ajub_asm_v1.0, whole genome shotgun sequence:
- the SIRT4 gene encoding NAD-dependent protein lipoamidase sirtuin-4, mitochondrial isoform X3: MNCRWTLRAAKGRWVVNISQQCSHGSIGLFVPPSPPLDPEKIRELQRFITLSKRLLVMTGAGISTESGIPDYRSEKVGLYARTDRKPIQHGDFLRSAPVRQRYWARNFVGWPRFSSLQPNPAHWALSNWERLGKLYWLVTQNVDALHTKAGSQRLTELHGCMHRVLCLNCGEQIPREVLQEHFEALNPTWSAEAHGLAPDGDVFLTEEQVYSGYRFILTAREKKLPIAILNIGPTRSDDLACLKLESRCGELLPLIDPC, translated from the exons ATGAATTGTAGGTGGACTCTCAGGGCAGCGAAAGGCCGCTGGGTGGTGAACATCAGCCAGCAGTGCTCACATGGATCCATTGGGTTATTTGTGCCACCAAGTCCACCTCTAGACCCTGAGAAGATCAGAGAGTTACAGCGCTTCATCACCCTGTCCAAGAGACTCCTAGTGATGACTGGGGCAGGAATCTCCACTGAGTCGGGGATCCCAGACTACAGGTCAGAAAAGGTGGGACTCTATGCCCGCACTGACCGGAAACCCATCCAGCATGGGGATTTTCTACGGAGTGCTCCAGTCCGCCAGCGGTACTGGGCAAGAAACTTTGTCGGCTGGCCTCGGTTCTCCTCCCTCCAGCCTAACCCTGCACATTGGGCCTTGAGCAACTGGGAGAGACTCGGAAAGCTGTACTGGTTGGTGACCCAAAATGTGGATGCCTTGCACACTAAAGCAGGGAGTCAGCGCCTGACAGAACTCCATGGATGCATGCACAG GGTCCTTTGCTTGAACTGTGGTGAACAGATTCCCCGGGAGGTGTTACAAGAGCATTTTGAAGCTCTGAACCCCACCTGGAGTGCTGAGGCCCATGGCCTGGCTCCTGACGGCGACGTCTTTCTCACAGAGGAGCAG GTTTACTCTGGTTACAGGTTCATCCTCACTGCCCGAGAGAAGAAGCTCCCAATTGCAATACTTAACATTGGGCCCACACGGTCAGATGACTTGGCGTGCCTGAAACTGGAGTCTCGCTGCGGAGAACTGCTGCCTCTAATAGACCCCTGCTGA
- the SIRT4 gene encoding NAD-dependent protein lipoamidase sirtuin-4, mitochondrial isoform X1, with the protein MNCRWTLRAAKGRWVVNISQQCSHGSIGLFVPPSPPLDPEKIRELQRFITLSKRLLVMTGAGISTESGIPDYRSEKVGLYARTDRKPIQHGDFLRSAPVRQRYWARNFVGWPRFSSLQPNPAHWALSNWERLGKLYWLVTQNVDALHTKAGSQRLTELHGCMHRVLCLNCGEQIPREVLQEHFEALNPTWSAEAHGLAPDGDVFLTEEQVRSFRVPSCRCGGPLKPDVVFFGDTVNPDKVDFVHRRVKEADSLLVVGSSLQVYSGYRFILTAREKKLPIAILNIGPTRSDDLACLKLESRCGELLPLIDPC; encoded by the exons ATGAATTGTAGGTGGACTCTCAGGGCAGCGAAAGGCCGCTGGGTGGTGAACATCAGCCAGCAGTGCTCACATGGATCCATTGGGTTATTTGTGCCACCAAGTCCACCTCTAGACCCTGAGAAGATCAGAGAGTTACAGCGCTTCATCACCCTGTCCAAGAGACTCCTAGTGATGACTGGGGCAGGAATCTCCACTGAGTCGGGGATCCCAGACTACAGGTCAGAAAAGGTGGGACTCTATGCCCGCACTGACCGGAAACCCATCCAGCATGGGGATTTTCTACGGAGTGCTCCAGTCCGCCAGCGGTACTGGGCAAGAAACTTTGTCGGCTGGCCTCGGTTCTCCTCCCTCCAGCCTAACCCTGCACATTGGGCCTTGAGCAACTGGGAGAGACTCGGAAAGCTGTACTGGTTGGTGACCCAAAATGTGGATGCCTTGCACACTAAAGCAGGGAGTCAGCGCCTGACAGAACTCCATGGATGCATGCACAG GGTCCTTTGCTTGAACTGTGGTGAACAGATTCCCCGGGAGGTGTTACAAGAGCATTTTGAAGCTCTGAACCCCACCTGGAGTGCTGAGGCCCATGGCCTGGCTCCTGACGGCGACGTCTTTCTCACAGAGGAGCAGGTACGGAGCTTTCGGGTCCCGTCCTGCCGATGTGGAGGCCCCCTGAAACCAGATGTCGTTTTCTTCGGGGACACAGTGAACCCTGACAAGGTTGACTTTGTGCACAGGCGTGTAAAAGAAGCTGACTCCCTCTTGGTAGTGGGATCGTCCTTACAG GTTTACTCTGGTTACAGGTTCATCCTCACTGCCCGAGAGAAGAAGCTCCCAATTGCAATACTTAACATTGGGCCCACACGGTCAGATGACTTGGCGTGCCTGAAACTGGAGTCTCGCTGCGGAGAACTGCTGCCTCTAATAGACCCCTGCTGA
- the LOC128312538 gene encoding uncharacterized protein LOC128312538, with product MEVREFLGLAGYCCLWVPGFAEIARPLYEATKEGKTFEWTEKEETAFNQLKKALLSAPALGLPDIMKPIHLFVDEHKEIAKGVLTQALGSWNCPVAYLSKKLDPVAAGWPPCLRIIVATALLVKDADKLTLRHEIWITTPHTTEGVLKQPPDRWMSNTGMTHYQSLLLNPPQVRFHPSVALNPATLLPDPDLDAPLHDCVGILEQVHGFQTDLTDRPLPDAEATWFTDGSSFVQDGHRYVGAAVVTETDTVWAEALPSGTPDQRAELIALTKALMLGAENGLTSTQIAVMCLPQLRFMGQFIRRGGY from the coding sequence ATGGAAGTAAGGGAATTCCTAGGATTGGCCGGCTACTGTTGCCTCTGGGTTCCGGGTTTTGCTGAGATCGCcaggcccctatatgaagctaccaaagaggggaaaacatttgaatggactgaaaaagaagaaactgcttttaatcagttaaaaaaggccctcctaagtgccccagccctgggcctgccaGACATTATGAAGCCCAtccacctctttgtagacgaACACAAGGAaatagcaaaaggggttctaactcaagccttaggGTCCTGGAACTGCCCGGTGGCTTACCTGTCCAAGAAGCTAGACCCAGTGGCTGCTGGCTGGCCAccatgcctaagaattattgTGGCAacagcactcctagtcaaggaCGCAGACAAACTGACCCTACGACACGAGATCTGGATCACGACCCCACACACCACtgaaggggtcctgaaacagcctcctGATAGATGGATGAGCAACACAGGTATGACTCattaccagagcctcctactcaaccctccacAGGTGCGGTTCCACCCCAGTGTGgccctcaatcctgcaaccctgctgcccgacCCTGACCTAGATGCCCCACTACATGACTGTGTGGGGATCCTGGAGCAAGTACATGGATTCCAGACGGATCTGACCGACCGGCCCCTCCCCGATGCCGaggctacttggttcactgatggcagcagctttgtgcAGGACGGACACAGGTATGTGGGTGCAGCGGTCGTCACCGAAACGGACACCGTATGGGCAGAGGCTCTACCCTCCGGAACACCAGACCAGCGAGCAGAGCTCATTGCCCTCACCAAGGCGCTGATGCTGGGAGCTGAAAATGGCTTAACATCTACACAGATAGCCGTTATGTGTTTGCCACAGCTCAGATTCATGGGGCAATTTATCAGGAGAGGGGGTTACTGA
- the PLA2G1B gene encoding phospholipase A2 has translation MKFLVLAALLTVGAVEGGVSPRAVWQLRNMIKCTIPESDPVRDYTDYGCYCGLGGSGTPVDELDKCCQTHDHCYSRAKKLDSCKFLLDNPYTKTYSYSCSGSEITCSDENKPCEAFICNCDRNAAICFSKAPYNKEHKNLDTKKYCKN, from the exons ATGAAATTCCTTGTGCTGGCTGCTCTGCTTACAG TGGGTGCTGTTGAGGGGGGCGTCAGCCCGCGGGCAGTGTGGCAGCTCCGCAACATGATCAAGTGTACGATCCCCGAGAGTGACCCCGTGAGGGATTACACCGACTACGGCTGCTACTGTGGCCTGGGTGGATCCGGCACGCCTGTGGATGAACTGGACAA GTGTTGCCAGACACACGACCACTGCTACTCACGAGCCAAGAAACTGGACAGCTGTAAATTCCTCCTGGACAACCCCTACACCAAAACCTACTCAtactcatgctctggctctgaGATCACCTGCAGCG ATGAAAACAAACCCTGTGAGGCCTTCATCTGCAACTGCGACCGCAATGCTGCCATCTGCTTTTCAAAGGCCCCATATAACAAGGAGCACAAGAACCTGGACACCAAGAAGTACTGTAAGAATTGA
- the SIRT4 gene encoding NAD-dependent protein lipoamidase sirtuin-4, mitochondrial isoform X2 — MNCRWTLRAAKGRWVVNISQQCSHGSIGLFVPPSPPLDPEKIRELQRFITLSKRLLVMTGAGISTESGIPDYRSEKVGLYARTDRKPIQHGDFLRSAPVRQRYWARNFVGWPRFSSLQPNPAHWALSNWERLGKLYWLVTQNVDALHTKAGSQRLTELHGCMHRVLCLNCGEQIPREVLQEHFEALNPTWSAEAHGLAPDGDVFLTEEQVRSFRVPSCRCGGPLKPDVVFFGDTVNPDKVDFVHRRVKEADSLLVVGSSLQVHPHCPREEAPNCNT; from the exons ATGAATTGTAGGTGGACTCTCAGGGCAGCGAAAGGCCGCTGGGTGGTGAACATCAGCCAGCAGTGCTCACATGGATCCATTGGGTTATTTGTGCCACCAAGTCCACCTCTAGACCCTGAGAAGATCAGAGAGTTACAGCGCTTCATCACCCTGTCCAAGAGACTCCTAGTGATGACTGGGGCAGGAATCTCCACTGAGTCGGGGATCCCAGACTACAGGTCAGAAAAGGTGGGACTCTATGCCCGCACTGACCGGAAACCCATCCAGCATGGGGATTTTCTACGGAGTGCTCCAGTCCGCCAGCGGTACTGGGCAAGAAACTTTGTCGGCTGGCCTCGGTTCTCCTCCCTCCAGCCTAACCCTGCACATTGGGCCTTGAGCAACTGGGAGAGACTCGGAAAGCTGTACTGGTTGGTGACCCAAAATGTGGATGCCTTGCACACTAAAGCAGGGAGTCAGCGCCTGACAGAACTCCATGGATGCATGCACAG GGTCCTTTGCTTGAACTGTGGTGAACAGATTCCCCGGGAGGTGTTACAAGAGCATTTTGAAGCTCTGAACCCCACCTGGAGTGCTGAGGCCCATGGCCTGGCTCCTGACGGCGACGTCTTTCTCACAGAGGAGCAGGTACGGAGCTTTCGGGTCCCGTCCTGCCGATGTGGAGGCCCCCTGAAACCAGATGTCGTTTTCTTCGGGGACACAGTGAACCCTGACAAGGTTGACTTTGTGCACAGGCGTGTAAAAGAAGCTGACTCCCTCTTGGTAGTGGGATCGTCCTTACAG GTTCATCCTCACTGCCCGAGAGAAGAAGCTCCCAATTGCAATACTTAA